One genomic window of Manihot esculenta cultivar AM560-2 chromosome 16, M.esculenta_v8, whole genome shotgun sequence includes the following:
- the LOC110602977 gene encoding probable sarcosine oxidase, whose translation MEFCGDGFDVVVVGAGIMGSCTAYELAKRGHKTLLLEQFDFLHHRGSSHGESRTIRATYPEDYYCAMAMESSKLWEEAQLEINFKVYFKAQQFDMGPLDDKSLLSAVSSCQKNSVPHQVLDSQQVAKKFSGRIKLPENWIGICTELGGVIKPTKAVSMFQALASRKGAILRDNIQVNNIVKDGVKGGVWVSAASGEKFWAKKCVITAGAWVRKLVKTVSGLELPIQALETTVCYWRIREGHEADFAIGGDFPTFASYGQPYIYGTPSLEFPGLIKIAVHDGYPCDPDKRPWGPGMSLSSLKKWIEGRFSGLVDCGEPVATQLCMYSMTPDEDYVIDFLGGEFGKDVVIGGGFSGHGFKMAPVVGRMLADMALCGEAKGVDLNYFRIQRFQQNPKGNVKNFEHQVGFSANNKSIVQ comes from the coding sequence ATGGAATTCTGCGGCGATGGATTTGATGTGGTGGTTGTGGGTGCAGGCATCATGGGCAGCTGCACTGCCTATGAACTAGCAAAAAGAGGTCACAAAACTCTTCTACTAGAGCAGTTCGATTTCTTACACCACCGTGGATCATCACATGGCGAGTCACGTACAATACGAGCAACGTACCCAGAGGACTATTACTGTGCCATGGCCATGGAATCCTCCAAACTTTGGGAGGAAGCGCAGTTAGAAATCAACTTCAAGGTTTATTTCAAAGCCCAGCAATTCGATATGGGGCCATTAGATGATAAAAGTCTTCTTTCCGCTGTATCCAGCTGCCAGAAAAACTCGGTTCCCCATCAGGTTCTCGACAGTCAACAAGTGGCAAAGAAATTTTCCGGCAGAATTAAGCTGCCGGAGAACTGGATTGGAATATGTACTGAGCTTGGTGGGGTAATAAAACCCACAAAGGCAGTATCAATGTTCCAAGCACTCGCATCTCGAAAGGGTGCAATTTTAAGGGACAATATACAAGTGAATAACATAGTCAAGGATGGGGTGAAAGGAGGGGTATGGGTGTCCGCTGCTAGTGGTGAAAAGTTTTGGGCCAAAAAGTGTGTTATTACAGCAGGGGCTTGGGTCAGAAAGCTAGTTAAAACCGTCAGCGGCCTTGAATTACCTATACAAGCTCTGGAGACCACAGTGTGTTATTGGAGGATTAGGGAAGGCCATGAGGCTGACTTTGCTATAGGAGGTGATTTCCCTACATTTGCTAGCTACGGCCAACCTTACATATACGGCACACCGTCTTTAGAGTTTCCGGGTTTGATCAAGATTGCTGTGCACGACGGCTACCCATGTGATCCGGACAAAAGACCATGGGGTCCTGGCATGTCGTTGAGTTCTTTGAAGAAATGGATTGAAGGGAGGTTTTCAGGGCTGGTTGATTGTGGCGAGCCAGTTGCTACTCAATTGTGCATGTACTCAATGACCCCAGATGAAGATTATGTGATAGATTTTCTAGGAGGGGAGTTTGGTAAGGATGTGGTAATCGGCGGTGGATTTTCAGGCCATGGATTCAAGATGGCCCCCGTGGTAGGACGGATGTTAGCTGACATGGCCCTTTGCGGGGAGGCTAAAGGAGTGGACCTCAACTACTTCAGGATACAAAGATTTCAACAGAATCCAAAAGGGAATGTCAAGAATTTCGAACATCAAGTTGGCTTCTCTGCCAATAACAAGTCGATTGTTCAGTAA